A single genomic interval of Psychroserpens sp. NJDZ02 harbors:
- a CDS encoding UDP-2,3-diacylglucosamine diphosphatase, with protein sequence MKLKRKVEIVVISDVHLGTYGCHAKQLLTYLSSVNPKHLILNGDIIDIWQFSKRYFPKSHMQVLKKIVSLAAKGTKVTYITGNHDEMLRKFTDSEIGNISIVNKLVLELDGKKAWFFHGDVFDVSIQNAKWLAKLGAYGYDLLILINRFINWILVTLGKERYSLSKKIKNSVKGALKYISDFEKTATDLAIENGYDYVICGHIHQPKNEIVETKKGKTNYLNSGDWVENFTALEYQFKRWKLYRYSEDKLSAFYADEELKDMSEQELIAAITIMQPFKNTK encoded by the coding sequence TTGAAATTAAAAAGAAAAGTTGAAATTGTTGTTATATCAGACGTACACTTGGGTACTTATGGCTGTCATGCGAAACAGTTATTGACTTATTTGAGTAGTGTAAATCCTAAACACCTAATATTAAACGGTGATATTATAGACATTTGGCAGTTTAGCAAACGTTATTTTCCTAAATCACATATGCAAGTGTTAAAAAAAATTGTCTCTTTAGCTGCTAAAGGCACAAAAGTGACTTACATTACTGGTAATCATGACGAAATGCTTCGTAAATTTACTGACTCTGAAATTGGTAATATTTCTATTGTCAATAAACTTGTTTTAGAATTAGATGGTAAAAAAGCATGGTTTTTTCATGGTGATGTTTTTGATGTTTCTATCCAAAATGCCAAATGGTTAGCTAAACTTGGAGCCTACGGTTATGATTTACTAATATTAATTAATAGATTTATTAATTGGATATTAGTCACACTAGGCAAAGAACGTTATTCCCTATCTAAAAAGATAAAAAACAGTGTCAAAGGCGCTTTGAAATACATTAGTGACTTTGAAAAAACAGCAACAGATCTAGCGATTGAAAACGGTTATGATTATGTGATATGTGGCCATATACATCAGCCAAAAAATGAGATAGTTGAAACTAAAAAAGGAAAAACAAACTACCTAAATTCTGGAGATTGGGTAGAGAATTTTACGGCTTTAGAATATCAATTTAAACGCTGGAAACTTTATAGGTATAGCGAAGATAAACTAAGTGCTTTTTATGCGGACGAAGAACTTAAGGATATGTCCGAACAAGAGCTGATTGCAGCGATTACCATCATGCAACCTTTTAAAAATACAAAATAA
- a CDS encoding RDD family protein: MKTLIEKLRYFLEQKINLVLPLFIVITLFLEYKRIYANPYSSFFSIQQYFYKINLNFLNSNYFIFNSFPAGEHFSGVNILEFIFILVLVLSYILYYFSKGIEKRLLQFCFSIFFINSAISSILTLYFTIRNLKIEFGTLIYLLIIVFWTLFFYLILTILSKGEKVKTYKYRLLNDYTAFNLKRANKAQRIFHLVFDACFAILVTSNLIRILPIKSLRWLSNIIGERYVITLLLLVCITFYYIIFELIFKSTPAKFLTQTKVVSLTGQPITSGQIIAKSFSRRLPFNPLSFLTEQLGWHDSLSKTTVVQLTRQGKHGSWYWLIIPFFIGLFAIVFYATLYLRKYENFKVGENNYNNQKYDIERKLNNISEFDFITLSETNSRFGNNQYLKVGFIGKDSIDCYKINESYLANSLQKADQYYGGYYNGLEVVTLSKEDLNNAICESYDFDGLFSDCGLKLFENQKAVRIKKIESLNEPTIGFNDVSFKQQRDGDYGFTIRLSNTDNKIVIENIKTDNKDILFTTTFPYSGADSYNKEKYSIKGSGLEPKQSVIFKLQIKDMLTEQRFIYSLEIEGRYTKTLKLVKSL, encoded by the coding sequence ATGAAAACATTAATTGAAAAACTAAGGTATTTTCTTGAACAGAAAATAAATCTAGTATTACCTCTTTTTATTGTAATAACTCTCTTTTTAGAATACAAAAGGATTTATGCAAATCCGTACAGCTCTTTTTTTTCTATCCAGCAGTACTTCTATAAAATTAATTTAAATTTTTTAAATTCAAATTACTTTATTTTTAATTCTTTTCCGGCTGGAGAACATTTTTCTGGAGTAAACATACTAGAGTTTATTTTTATTCTAGTTTTAGTATTGTCGTATATCCTATATTATTTTAGCAAAGGTATTGAGAAGCGTTTGCTTCAATTTTGTTTTTCTATATTTTTTATAAATAGCGCTATAAGCTCGATTTTGACTTTATACTTTACTATTCGTAATCTTAAAATTGAATTTGGGACGTTGATATATCTATTAATAATCGTTTTTTGGACCTTATTCTTTTATTTAATACTTACAATTTTATCAAAAGGTGAAAAAGTAAAAACATATAAATATCGGTTATTAAATGATTATACTGCATTTAATTTAAAACGTGCGAATAAAGCACAACGGATCTTTCATTTAGTTTTTGATGCTTGTTTTGCAATTTTAGTGACTTCTAATTTAATTAGAATATTACCGATTAAATCACTCAGATGGTTATCTAATATTATTGGAGAACGGTATGTTATTACTTTATTGTTATTAGTGTGTATAACATTTTATTATATTATTTTTGAATTAATTTTTAAATCAACTCCGGCAAAGTTTCTAACACAAACTAAAGTGGTTAGTCTAACAGGTCAACCAATAACTTCGGGACAAATAATCGCTAAAAGTTTTTCTAGACGTTTACCTTTTAATCCGTTATCCTTTTTAACAGAACAATTAGGTTGGCATGATTCGTTATCCAAAACAACAGTCGTACAATTAACACGACAAGGAAAACACGGCAGTTGGTATTGGCTAATAATTCCCTTTTTTATAGGTCTATTTGCTATTGTTTTCTACGCTACCTTATATTTAAGAAAATATGAAAATTTTAAAGTCGGTGAAAATAATTACAACAATCAAAAATATGATATTGAAAGAAAATTAAACAATATAAGCGAGTTTGATTTTATTACACTATCAGAAACCAATAGCCGCTTTGGTAATAATCAATATTTAAAGGTTGGTTTTATAGGTAAGGATTCAATTGATTGTTATAAGATTAATGAATCTTATTTAGCAAATTCTTTGCAAAAAGCAGATCAATACTATGGTGGATATTATAACGGTCTGGAAGTTGTTACATTAAGTAAAGAAGATTTAAATAACGCTATTTGCGAAAGCTACGATTTTGATGGTTTATTTTCCGACTGTGGATTAAAATTGTTCGAGAATCAAAAGGCCGTGCGTATTAAAAAAATTGAATCGTTAAATGAACCAACTATAGGTTTTAATGATGTGTCTTTTAAGCAACAAAGAGATGGTGATTATGGTTTTACTATTAGACTTTCAAATACAGATAATAAGATAGTAATAGAAAATATAAAAACCGATAATAAAGACATCCTTTTTACTACAACTTTTCCCTATTCTGGTGCGGATAGTTATAATAAAGAAAAATATTCTATAAAAGGTTCGGGATTAGAACCAAAACAATCTGTTATATTTAAACTACAAATTAAAGACATGTTAACAGAGCAACGGTTTATTTATTCGTTAGAAATAGAGGGACGTTATACAAAAACATTAAAATTGGTTAAAAGTTTATAA
- a CDS encoding sulfurtransferase, giving the protein MKGFDNLVSVQWLEANLDQPNLVILDATITRVAGNQSNSETQQIPNARFFDIKKDFSDVLADFPSTIPSELQFEQSAQDLGINKNSFIVVYDSKGIYSSPRAWWLFKTFGHTNVAVLDGGLPEWQTHQFKTEQCTENEKLTGDFKAKYNPNNVVYFESLEAIGKDSEFKIIDARSQDRFTSKVAEPRAGLRSGTIPNSVNLPFTALLNGNTFKPQKDWKVLFGSVALSDQQLVFTCGSGITASVLSLAATILGYNNCVYDGSWTEYGSLIK; this is encoded by the coding sequence ATGAAGGGATTTGATAATTTAGTATCTGTGCAATGGCTTGAGGCTAATTTAGATCAACCTAATTTGGTGATTTTGGACGCCACTATTACCAGAGTAGCAGGAAATCAATCTAATTCTGAAACACAACAAATACCTAATGCTCGTTTTTTTGATATAAAGAAAGATTTTAGTGATGTATTGGCAGATTTTCCCAGTACGATACCATCAGAACTTCAATTTGAGCAATCAGCCCAAGATTTAGGTATAAATAAGAATAGTTTTATTGTGGTTTATGACAGTAAAGGTATTTATTCTAGTCCGAGAGCGTGGTGGTTATTTAAAACGTTTGGACATACTAACGTTGCTGTTTTGGATGGCGGTTTACCAGAATGGCAAACACATCAATTTAAGACAGAACAATGTACAGAAAACGAAAAGCTAACAGGAGATTTTAAAGCGAAATATAACCCAAATAATGTGGTATATTTTGAGTCTTTAGAAGCTATAGGGAAAGATTCAGAATTTAAAATTATAGATGCACGGTCACAGGATAGGTTTACTTCTAAAGTGGCAGAACCTAGAGCGGGTTTACGATCTGGGACAATACCAAATTCGGTTAATTTGCCTTTTACAGCGCTCTTAAATGGTAATACATTTAAACCCCAAAAGGATTGGAAAGTATTGTTTGGTAGCGTTGCACTAAGTGATCAACAATTGGTATTTACTTGCGGTTCTGGTATAACCGCATCTGTATTAAGTTTAGCGGCAACAATCTTAGGATATAACAATTGTGTTTACGATGGGTCTTGGACAGAATATGGTAGTTTAATAAAGTAA
- a CDS encoding dicarboxylate/amino acid:cation symporter, translated as MKKLALHWKIIIGMVLGILFGFIIMSMDWGKEKIVVKTIDAYEKVIHKNVNGQVVSTVEYVPAKEIKITRAKSFVSRWIEPFGKIFINLLKLIAVPLILASLIKGISDLKDISKIRTMGFRTIGIYIGTTVIAIVIGLSIVNIIKPGEGMPKETIEKMKEAYQGNADAMISKAKVTQDAGPLQALVDIFPSNIFQSFAEPAMLQVIFFALFFGICLLLIPEKKAKPLVDFFDSLNEAIMKMVDLIMLFAPYAVFALMANVIIAFDDTTILVKLLGYAACVVFGLFLMICFYMLLIKIITKKSPFWFLKRFSPAQLLAFSTSSSAATLPVTMERVEEHLGVDKEVSGFVLPVGATLNMDGTSLYQGIAAVFIMQVIWPDGLTFTNQLVIVGTALLASIGSAAVPSAGMVMLVIVLEAIGFPEELLPIGLALIFAVDRPLDMCRTVVNVTGDATVSMIVAKSLGKLHDDPKPKEWDDNYENVK; from the coding sequence ATGAAAAAACTTGCATTACACTGGAAAATTATAATAGGAATGGTTTTAGGAATCCTTTTCGGTTTTATAATTATGTCCATGGATTGGGGAAAAGAAAAAATTGTTGTAAAAACAATTGATGCTTATGAAAAAGTTATTCATAAAAACGTAAATGGTCAAGTTGTATCTACCGTTGAGTATGTGCCTGCTAAAGAAATAAAAATAACGAGAGCTAAATCTTTTGTGAGTAGGTGGATAGAACCTTTTGGTAAAATATTTATTAATCTTTTAAAACTAATTGCCGTTCCGTTAATATTAGCGTCTTTAATAAAAGGAATTTCAGATTTAAAGGATATTTCAAAAATAAGAACCATGGGGTTTCGTACCATTGGTATTTACATAGGAACAACAGTTATTGCTATTGTTATAGGTTTAAGTATTGTTAATATTATTAAGCCTGGCGAGGGAATGCCTAAAGAAACTATTGAAAAAATGAAAGAGGCTTATCAAGGTAATGCGGATGCCATGATTAGTAAGGCTAAAGTAACACAGGATGCTGGACCTTTACAAGCGTTAGTGGATATTTTTCCGAGTAATATTTTTCAATCTTTTGCAGAACCAGCAATGCTTCAAGTTATTTTCTTTGCATTATTTTTCGGAATCTGTTTATTATTAATTCCAGAGAAGAAAGCGAAGCCCTTAGTTGACTTTTTTGATTCCCTAAACGAAGCCATCATGAAAATGGTTGATTTAATTATGTTGTTTGCACCTTATGCTGTTTTTGCTTTAATGGCAAATGTTATTATAGCTTTTGATGATACAACAATACTAGTTAAGTTATTGGGTTATGCAGCCTGTGTCGTTTTTGGATTATTTTTAATGATTTGTTTTTATATGTTATTAATAAAGATAATAACAAAAAAATCGCCTTTTTGGTTTTTAAAACGTTTTAGTCCAGCACAGTTGTTAGCATTTTCTACAAGTAGTAGTGCTGCAACGTTACCGGTGACTATGGAGCGCGTGGAGGAACATTTAGGCGTAGATAAGGAAGTGTCAGGATTTGTATTACCTGTTGGAGCAACGCTTAACATGGACGGTACCAGTTTATATCAAGGGATCGCTGCAGTCTTTATTATGCAAGTGATTTGGCCAGATGGATTAACATTTACAAATCAATTAGTAATTGTAGGTACCGCTTTATTAGCGTCTATAGGTAGTGCTGCAGTGCCAAGTGCAGGTATGGTGATGTTAGTTATCGTTTTGGAAGCTATTGGTTTTCCAGAGGAATTGTTACCAATTGGATTGGCCTTAATTTTTGCTGTAGATAGACCATTAGATATGTGTAGAACCGTGGTAAATGTTACAGGAGATGCTACAGTATCCATGATTGTAGCAAAATCTTTAGGTAAACTTCATGATGATCCTAAACCAAAAGAATGGGATGACAATTATGAAAACGTAAAATAA
- the aroC gene encoding chorismate synthase: MAGNSFGNLFKLTTFGESHGVAIGGIIDGCPPGIELDLDAIQMEMNRRKPGQSAIVTQRKEPDEVKLLSGVFEGVTTGTPIGFVIENANQKSKDYSHIKDAYRPSHADYVYDKKYGLRDYRGGGRSSARETASRVVAGAIAKQMLKDVKINAFTSSVGDIFIDKPYQDLDFSNIESNDVRCPDSAIAEKMIDRIKQIRKEGDTIGGTVTCVLQNVPIGLGEPVFDKLHAELGKAMLSINAVKGFEYGSGFCGAKMKGSEHNDLFNIDGSTKTNLSGGIQGGISNGMDIYFRVAFKPVATIMQNQETINNEGEKVEMQGKGRHDPCVVPRAVPIVEAMAAIVLADYLLMNKTYS, translated from the coding sequence ATGGCAGGTAATAGCTTCGGAAACTTATTTAAATTAACCACATTTGGTGAGTCACATGGTGTCGCAATAGGAGGAATTATAGATGGATGTCCTCCTGGAATAGAATTGGATTTAGATGCCATTCAAATGGAAATGAATAGACGTAAACCAGGGCAATCTGCTATTGTAACACAACGTAAAGAACCAGATGAAGTCAAGTTATTATCAGGTGTTTTTGAAGGGGTTACGACGGGAACACCAATTGGTTTTGTTATCGAAAATGCCAATCAGAAATCAAAAGATTATTCGCATATAAAAGATGCGTATAGACCTAGTCATGCGGATTATGTTTATGACAAAAAATACGGATTAAGAGATTATAGAGGCGGTGGACGTAGTTCTGCTAGAGAAACAGCAAGTCGTGTAGTGGCTGGTGCAATTGCCAAGCAGATGTTGAAAGATGTTAAAATTAATGCCTTTACATCTTCAGTAGGGGATATTTTTATTGATAAACCGTATCAGGATTTAGATTTTTCTAATATTGAAAGTAATGATGTACGCTGTCCGGATTCAGCTATAGCTGAAAAAATGATAGATCGTATCAAACAAATTCGTAAAGAAGGTGATACCATCGGAGGTACAGTAACATGCGTGTTACAAAATGTTCCTATTGGACTGGGAGAACCTGTTTTTGATAAATTACATGCCGAATTAGGTAAAGCCATGCTATCTATTAATGCCGTAAAAGGTTTTGAGTATGGAAGTGGGTTTTGTGGTGCTAAAATGAAAGGTAGTGAGCATAATGACTTATTTAATATTGACGGTAGCACAAAAACGAACTTATCCGGGGGAATTCAAGGTGGAATAAGTAACGGAATGGATATCTACTTTAGAGTCGCGTTTAAACCCGTGGCAACTATTATGCAAAATCAAGAGACTATTAATAATGAAGGTGAAAAGGTAGAAATGCAAGGCAAAGGACGACATGATCCTTGTGTTGTGCCAAGAGCTGTACCAATAGTAGAAGCTATGGCAGCAATAGTTTTAGCAGATTATTTATTGATGAATAAAACCTATTCATAA